In Desulfovibrio sp., the genomic window CAGTCCGACAAAGGCTCGCGGCAAACTACCGGCAGGCTCACAGAAGCGGCCACTGCCATGCAGCAGATGAACGTGACCGTGCAGGAAGTGGCCCGCAATGCTTCTGTTGCCTCGCAAGCCTCCACCGAAACACGCATCAAGGCCGAAAACGGCTCGGAAATCGTCAAGCGATCCCTGCACAGCATCGACGAGGTGCACAAGGTTTCCATGGAGCTTAAAGACGACATGGCGCAACTGAACGAGCACACGCAGAATATCAACCGCATCATGGGCGTCATTTCAGACATAGCCGACCAGACCAACCTGTTGGCCCTCAACGCGGCCATAGAAGCGGCCCGCGCGGGCGATGCCGGGCGCGGCTTTGCCGTGGTGGCCGACGAAGTGCGCAAACTGGCGGAAAAAACCGTGGCATCCACCCGCGATGTGGCAAATGCCATTGAGGCCATCCAGTCCAGCGCCACACAGAGTATCAATTCTGTGGACAAGGCCGCCAGACAGATAGAAGAAGCGAACGATTACGCCAACCAGTCTGGCGTGGCGCTTGCCGATATTGTGGCCACCATCGAGAGCACGGCGGATCAGGTAAACGCCATTGCCGCTGCCAGCGAACAGCAGTCTGCCGCCAGCGACGAGGTAAATGGAGCCATCAGCGAAATCAACGAGATGTCACAGCAAACCACGCAGGCCATGGGGCAGGCGGCAGAGGCCGTTGCCAACCTTGCGGCCCAGGCCCGTAACCTCATGGAACTGGTGGAGGCCATGAACCGCGACTGATCCTGAGGCCCTGCCAGCAAAGCCAGATACCCGCATCAACTGACAAAGCGGTGGTTTTTAAACCACCGCTTTTTTGCGTTGCATGCCTTGCAATCTCTATAAAAACCATTAGCACGCTAATTGCATAGTATATACAGTCATCGCAGGTGCGTGGCGCACAAATTCAGGAGGTGATAGCCTATGCGACTAATTGTAAAACTTGGCTTATCTTTCTTTCTTATTACACTTGTAATACTTGCCATGAGTGGAATATCAATTAAAAATATTTCATCAATGAATAAAAAATTTACTGAAATAGACACATCTCTTCTTCCATCACTCATTGAATTACAGGAAATGCAGCTGAAATTCTGGATAATCCGTTCAGACGTATTGGCTCTTATTTCACAAACTGCCTCCTCAGAGATAGAACGCTACACCACCAACATCACCAGCACTCTGGATTCCATCAGGGAAAACCACGACAGGTATTTTGAAATAGTTGGCGAATCTGAAGACGAAAGCCATACTAAAGCCAAAGATCTCATTGAAAAAATAGACGCAATTTCACGCAAACTGAATACAGTTCGCAAGGAAATTCTTGCATTTGTTCAGTGTGAAGAACGTGGTGAAGCAATAAGTATTTTTGAAAAAAAATACACCCCGCTTTTCAGCAGCCTTGCTCCTCTCTATGCAGAACTTATGGAACTTACAAAATCTGAAAGTAGAAAGGCTACTGCAGAGGCAGTTACTACCGGAGAAAATGCCGTCACAGGTGCATTTATTCTCAGTGCTGCCGCAGTGCTGTTCAGTATCATTGTTTCGCTGGTGCTTTCGCGCTCCATCAAGCGGCAGCTTGGCAAGGATCCCGGCGAGCTTCAGGCGGTGGCAAGCCGTGTTGCCGCTGGCGACTACGACATTAATGACGCAAAGAACGACAGCATGGGCGTATATGCATCCATTGTTGCCATGGTACAGGCCCTTAAAACCCACATAGAAAGCGCCCAGCGCGAATCGCAGATAGCCAGGGAGCAATCGGCCAAGGCCAACGAAGCGCTGCGCCAGACTGAAGAGGCCAACTTGCAGGCTCAAAGCAAAACCGAGGCGCTTCGCACTGCCGCCGCCAGACTTCAGGAAGTGG contains:
- a CDS encoding methyl-accepting chemotaxis protein is translated as MRLIVKLGLSFFLITLVILAMSGISIKNISSMNKKFTEIDTSLLPSLIELQEMQLKFWIIRSDVLALISQTASSEIERYTTNITSTLDSIRENHDRYFEIVGESEDESHTKAKDLIEKIDAISRKLNTVRKEILAFVQCEERGEAISIFEKKYTPLFSSLAPLYAELMELTKSESRKATAEAVTTGENAVTGAFILSAAAVLFSIIVSLVLSRSIKRQLGKDPGELQAVASRVAAGDYDINDAKNDSMGVYASIVAMVQALKTHIESAQRESQIAREQSAKANEALRQTEEANLQAQSKTEALRTAAARLQEVAQVVSAATTRLAAQIEQSDKGAHETSARLSEAASAMQQMNATVQEVARNASVASQASSETRDKAENGSEIVKRSLHSIDLVHQTSMTLRDDMSQLHNHTQNINRIMGVISDIADQTNLLALNAAIEAARAGDAGRGFAVVADEVRKLAEKTMASTHDVASAIEAIQSSATQSMDSVDKAAKQIEEANTYANQSGVALADVVSTVEGTADQVNAIAAASEEQSAASEEVNRAITQISEMSHQTSAAMREAADAVAELAGQTKNLMDLMSSMQQ